One stretch of Vulpes lagopus strain Blue_001 chromosome 12, ASM1834538v1, whole genome shotgun sequence DNA includes these proteins:
- the LOC121473512 gene encoding regakine-1-like encodes MKVSLIALVFLLILAALHSEANEELVNELTISPCCLAFISRRVPLRFVKGYQRTGDHCLTPGIIFLTHKGRQICANPNVAWVQEYIRHLDSLPK; translated from the exons ATGAAGGTCAGCCTCATTGCCCTGGTCTTCCTCCTCATTCTTGCTGCCCTCCACTCTGAGGCCAATGAAG AACTAGTTAATGAATTAACAATCAGTCCATGCTGTTTGGCCTTCATCTCACGGAGAGTCCCACTCCGGTTTGTGAAAGGTTATCAGAGAACCGGTGACCATTGCCTCACCCCAGGGATCAT TTTCCTTACCCACAAGGGCAGACAGATCTGTGCCAACCCCAATGTTGCCTGGGTGCAGGAGTACATCAGACACCTAGACTCTCTGCCAAAGTGA